The following are encoded in a window of Oryza glaberrima plastid, complete genome genomic DNA:
- the rpl23 gene encoding ribosomal protein L23, which produces MDGIKYAVFTEKSLRLLGKNQYTFNVESGFTKTEIKHWVELFFGVKVVAVNSHRLPGKGRRMGPILGHTMHYRRMIITLQPGYSIPLLDREKN; this is translated from the coding sequence ATGGATGGAATCAAATACGCAGTATTTACAGAAAAAAGTCTTCGTTTATTGGGAAAGAATCAATATACTTTTAATGTCGAATCGGGATTCACTAAGACAGAAATAAAGCATTGGGTCGAACTCTTCTTTGGTGTTAAGGTAGTAGCTGTGAATAGCCATCGACTACCCGGAAAGGGTAGAAGAATGGGCCCTATTCTAGGACATACAATGCATTACAGACGTATGATCATTACCCTTCAACCGGGTTATTCTATTCCACTTCTAGATAGAGAAAAAAACTAA